A stretch of Rickettsia rickettsii DNA encodes these proteins:
- a CDS encoding iron-sulfur cluster assembly accessory protein has protein sequence MTITITDRAFERVCELVKLEKDKNLVLRVSVDSGGCSGLMYNYELVSKDNIEQDDYVITKHNATIIIDPISQKFMLDCTLDFIEELGSSYFNVSNPQAKAKCGCGNSFSV, from the coding sequence GTGACGATAACAATTACGGATAGAGCTTTTGAACGGGTTTGCGAGTTAGTAAAGCTAGAAAAAGATAAGAATTTAGTACTGCGAGTTTCGGTTGATAGCGGCGGTTGCTCAGGACTTATGTATAATTATGAACTAGTCTCAAAAGATAATATAGAGCAAGATGATTATGTCATTACTAAACATAATGCTACAATTATTATTGATCCTATCTCTCAAAAATTTATGCTAGATTGCACTCTTGATTTTATAGAAGAACTAGGCAGTTCATATTTCAACGTTAGTAATCCGCAAGCTAAAGCAAAATGCGGCTGCGGTAATTCTTTCTCGGTGTAA